The Ziziphus jujuba cultivar Dongzao chromosome 7, ASM3175591v1 genome includes a region encoding these proteins:
- the LOC107425598 gene encoding F-box protein At2g26160 produces MGKKHRMANWAELPKELWENIAKLLQTPIDVIRFRSVCKSWRFSILPNPTIQTPSLPLGFHVPGPDPFAFTTVSVSQTRLFHVQPSTLSSSSSSKVKGWLVKLQDSDSGKMRLFLPFNPGVRHFPRKSQEVLNLLDFRVVELGISYALTFSMGFSSRSVSANKVVVKLDNSGSGIGFAEFASVYDGLLGFWKLGDDQWSFLAGERFYYHDIVSHKGQFYAVDRWGLVDWIDSSSLNPIQFSPRLPDDIDRPNWKKKQKHLIDSCGDIYLIDKFLDEERVWNCLEPPGLHYNYDATVVGFQVYKLDQEWGRWVEVKSLGDRAFLLSNDSSISFSTRDLAGCKRNSIYFTDNLKVSSCNCKCRVFDLEDGSIKDLGSLPSSYSEIFEPPWCWLSTV; encoded by the coding sequence ATGGGAAAGAAACATAGAATGGCGAATTGGGCAGAGCTTCCAAAGGAATTGTGGGAAAACATCgcaaaactcctccaaacccCGATCGATGTAATAAGATTTCGCAGCGTCTGTAAATCATGGCGTTTCTCTATCCTTCCAAACCCCACCATCCAAACTCCTTCTCTTCCACTCGGATTCCACGTTCCTGGTCCTGATCCATTCGCATTTACCACCGTTAGTGTCTCTCAGACCAGGCTCTTCCATGTCCAACCATCAACTTTatcatcatcgtcatcttcTAAGGTTAAGGGTTGGCTGGTGAAGCTTCAAGACTCTGATTCTGGCAAAATGCGTCTGTTCCTCCCCTTTAACCCCGGAGTCAGACATTTCCCTCGCAAATCTCAAGAGgtattgaatttattggattttcgGGTCGTCGAATTAGGAATTTCTTATGCGCTTACGTTTTCCATGGGATTTTCTAGTCGGTCTGTTTCTGCTAATAAAGTTGTGGTTAAGTTGGATAATTCTGGGTCGGGGATCGGTTTTGCCGAGTTTGCATCTGTTTATGATGGACTGCTGGGTTTTTGGAAACTGGGAGATGATCAATGGAGCTTTCTAGCTGGTGAAAGGTTTTATTACCATGATATTGTTTCTCATAAGGGCCAGTTCTATGCAGTTGACAGATGGGGTTTAGTTGATTGGATAGATTCGTCGTCCTTGAATCCCATTCAGTTTTCGCCTCGGTTGCCTGATGATATCGATAGGCCCAACTGGAAGAAAAAGCAGAAGCATTTGATTGATTCTTGTGGGGATATTTATTTGATCGATAAGTTTCTTGATGAAGAGCGCGTTTGGAACTGCCTTGAACCTCCTGGGTTGCATTATAATTATGATGCTACTGTGGTTGGTTTCCAAGTTTATAAGTTGGATCAAGAATGGGGAAGATGGGTTGAGGTGAAAAGCTTGGGTGACCGAGCATTTCTTTTGAGTAATGACAGCTCTATCTCGTTTTCGACTCGAGACTTGGCCGGTTGCAAAAGGAACTCCATTTACTTCACAGATAATTTAAAAGTCAGTTCATGTAATTGTAAATGTCGAGTTTTTGACTTGGAAGATGGAAGCATTAAGGACCTAGGATCTTTGCCAAGCAGCTATTCTGAGATATTCGAGCCGCCCTGGTGTTGGCTCAGCACAGTTTAG